AAGCAATGGTTATGCAGATCGCTGTGCTGATGGCCCTGTTTTATATGCGTCAGATGTTGAGTCTAGCTATGTTTTTATTGGAGTTAAGTGTAAAGGCAAGGATGGCGATACTCTGCATGATGCATATATTTGGCATGAGGGCAGTGGTGGGTTGTATTTTATACATAGTGATAGTTATGATTGGAATAGGAATTTATCTATTAGATATGGGAGTGGTTTGTTTAATGTTAAATTTAAATATAACCAAGCGGATAATCCTGCAAGAAAAATTAGCACGTCAATAAATTTTAAAATTATTAGGGGTAAGAATGGCTGGGAAGTAAAAGATCTACCTGGTACTAATGAAGAATGGGGGGGCGTGGGTGTAATGGAGCGTTTCCCTGTTGATCATAAGTATGATTTGCCAGAAGAGTATACGCGCTGGCGATGATTCTGGTGGTCGATCTTCAGCTTTGGTGGCTGATAACTGATTGCGGAAGCCCTGCAGTCCAACGGCTCTGGTCATGCTGGATGCCACCTAGCGCAACCACATCGCGACAGGGCAACGCATCTACCTTCCAATGATTGAAAATGAACACCTTAAGGGAATAGGTTAATGGCAATAGTGAGAGCATTTTCTGCGTTGATGGGTTGCTTGTTGATGTTTACCTTACTGGTACCCGCCAGGGCAGGGTCGATAGGAGAAGATAAGATCAGGCAGGAGATAGAGCGGAAAGCTAACCAAAGTGAATGGATGAGGAGCCTTCGCGATGAGACCCCAGATGGGCAACGTGTACTTATTGCAGATCTCAATACCGCTGTTTTATTAAATAGTAAAACCCTAAGACGCGTTGGGGTATTTGAATCTTATGCAAAAGGGGAGAGGAAGGTACATGAGGTGAGGTTTTTCTCCCAAGATCGTATTTTGGAGAAAAGGTATTGGATTGATTATGCTGATCGATGTCTAAGTGAACCTAGTGTTCAGGCTTCAAGTGTAAAAGATAATTACATGGTTTTAAGTGTTGTATGCGAGATAAAAAAAGGGGTGATTTCAACGGGAAAGTATATTTGGCATAAGGATAGTGATGGTCTGTATTTTGTGCATAGTGATATTTATAGCTTAACTAAAGATTTATCCGTTAGTTATAATAATAATGTTTTTAAGATTGCGTTTAATTATAATCAAGGTGGTAAGCCGGATAGGAAAATGTCTGTCTCTATTGGTTTTAAATTGATTAAAGATAAGAATGGCTGGGAAGTAAAAGATCTGCCTGGTACTAATGAAGAATGGGGTGGCGTGGGGGTAATGGAGCGTTTCCCTGTTGATCATAAGTATGATTTGCCAGAAGAGTATACGCGCTGGCGATGAGCTGGTAGTCGATCTGCTTCTTTGGTTGCTGACAATTGATCGTCGAAGCGCTGTTGCCCAACTGGCCCTATTCGCGCACAGCCGCCTGGTACCGGAAGACTGGGCCAGCGCCCACAGCCTGGGGGGGCAGGGCATCCGCTACCATGGCAGCCACAGCCAGGAAGAACAGGACACCCTGAGCTGGCTGAGCCCGACACAGACCGCCCTGCTGCCCAGCGACACCCAACTGCAGAGCTGGCGGGACGGCGGCAAACACACCCTGACCGGACAACACAGCGACCTGGGTTGGGCGGGCGAACAAACCTTCACCCTGTCCGCCGGCCAACTGACCGACCCTATACTGGCACAAGCACGGGCCACCCAGCTGGCCGAAGCCCAACACGCCGAAGCACAACTGCTGAGCACCCAAGGCAGCGTGCGCAGCTTCCGGCCCGGCACCCGCTTCCGGCTGGTGGAACACACCCAGCACAGCCTGCAGCGACTACTGAAACAGACCCAAGCCGACCCACACTACCTGATCGTCCGGCTACGGGTAGCTGGCGTCAACAACCTGCCCGTCGCCGCCCAG
This window of the Chitinivorax tropicus genome carries:
- a CDS encoding contractile injection system protein, VgrG/Pvc8 family, with amino-acid sequence MICQKSIRAGDELVVDLLLWLLTIDRRSAVAQLALFAHSRLVPEDWASAHSLGGQGIRYHGSHSQEEQDTLSWLSPTQTALLPSDTQLQSWRDGGKHTLTGQHSDLGWAGEQTFTLSAGQLTDPILAQARATQLAEAQHAEAQLLSTQGSVRSFRPGTRFRLVEHTQHSLQRLLKQTQADPHYLIVRLRVAGVNNLPVAAQPALQARLGATPLPWTGGDTTPAPHAAEPAPHTELAQRLQRLGLSHQPLPPGDPASLQQQATRHGYALSGQL